The window GGGTGAACTGGCTGTAGGTTCCATGGTTATTTATGCAATGAAAGACGACCGGAATTATCAATATTCGGTTAGGCTGGAGGCCGGCTGGCGATTGAAAAATGCGTATCAGGGAAAAATCGCCACCCGGTCTCTCCCTGGTAAGGGGAGAAAGCCGGAAAGGGGGAATATAATGAATTGTCGGCGTTGTGCTGGTCTCATGCATTGTCTAAATATGGGAGATCATCTTAATGATTCAGGACAGTTATGGTCCGTGGCCTGGCAATGTTTTAACTGTGGAGAAATTGTCGATTCTTTGATTTTACAAAATCGCGAAAACGAACCCAGGCCCAAGGCGGGAAAGGCCCGCCTTAAAACGTTTTCACCATCCAGACAGATAATGCGGAAAAATGCTCAAACCATAGAAGCCTAACGGAGAACCGCAAGTCCGCTGCTGGAAGAGCACAACGGGGTGAATACGTTTCACCTCCTTGTGCTCTTCCCCGTTGAATAAATGAAAAAAACTATTTTTCATCACACCCGGTTTGTTTATTGGGAGTCAAAATTACAATTCGAAAAATGAGAGTTTTTTCATGAGTACGACGGGACATGGAAATTCAAATAAGAAGGATTACCATCTTTCCATAAGGGAATCATGGAGGATGTCAAGAGTCTGGATGGTACGGTAAACCGTGGTGTTTGGCCGTGGCCCTGGGTTCTGTATCGGGCGGGTATGTGGCATTTGAGGGCCTATGGTTCTGTTCTTCTCCCAGGGGATTGAACACGCGGCGGTGAACATGTTTGTCATGCCAGTCGGTATGGGAATGGGAGCTGAGATCGATAGGTCTCCCTGTAGGTTTTTGAGCAGGTGGACAACCTGGTTGGAGGGATGTTCTTCCAAGACCTGGCAATGTATTGTGCACATGGTTCTCCCACGATAGATCCTCAACAGGTTCAAGCCGTCAACCATAAGTCTTTTTTCTTATCCGCGCAGCCAAGCGGAAATTTCTGTCTGTGAACCAGAGGAAACCCATGCAGGCCGTGTTTTCCAAACCCCTCAGAGGATGGCACTTTATTCTGTTCAATATCACACTCGGTCTGGGGCACATTCTCGTGATGTTCAATGCCGGGTCCTATGTTGCGTTGTTGCCCCATGTCGCCGGCGACCTGGAAGGGGTGTTGCCGAGTTTCCTGACCTGGGCTCAGACGGATTTCATGATTGCTCTGGCGCTGGGCATTCCCATTGGTCGCACGCTGTCTGACCGGTACGGCCATACCCGTGTGTTTGTTGTCGCGTTTCTTCTGTATGCCGTGGCTTCGTATATTGGCGCCATCAGTCAGACCCATTGGGAATTTCTGAATGCCAGAATTGTTCAAGGGTTTGCAGGCGGCCTCACGATTTTTCTCTCACAAGATATGCTCCTCAAAGAATACCCGGCTCGGCTCAAGTCCATGGGATTGGCCATCTGGGGTCTGTTTACCATTACGCCGTTTACCATTGGTCTTCCTGTGGGAGGGTGGATCGCGGATGATCTCGGGTGGCGTTATCTGTTTTATATGGATGTGGTCCTCTCCCTGGTTGTCGTCGGTTTCATGGGTTCGTTGCTGTATGGTCGGGGATTCCCTCGACGACGTACCAGGTTTGACTTCGTGGGATTTTTTTTATTGGCCGTCATTTTGGGCGGCATTCAGACTCTTCTGAACATGGGGAACGATTTTGACTGGCTTGACTCGCCATTCCTCCGTGGCGTCCTCATCGTCGTCATCGTGGCATTGCCTTGTTTTATTATCTGGGAGTTTGGCGAGCGCCATCCTATTCTGGATCTCCGGTTGTTCGCCGACCGGAATTTTACCATCGGGGTGATCTGTTTGGTGGTCGGATTTTTTTCGATCCAGGGATTACTCACACTGCTGATCGTCCAGCTTCAATTGTTGATGGGGTATTCCTCGTTACTTGCCGGTATGGCGCTCCTCCCCATGGTGTTTTTAGGGGCTCCGATGATTGCCCTGATGCATGAGCTCTCCAAACGGTTCGACGTTCGGATGCTGGCGAGTCTTAATTTTCTTGGGTTTGCATTGACTTTATACTGGATAGGCCAATACGACGATCCTCACTCATTTGATCAGATTTTCTGGCCGATGCTGCTTGAAGGTCTATTCCTGGGATCATTTTTTACTCCGCTCACTGTGCTCATGCTGCATCGCTTGTCTGGCGTTCAAATAATACGTGCAGCGGAAACGGCCAATCTCTTGCGGATTTCCGCCGGGGCGTTTGGGATTACGTATCAGGAGGTTGTACATTTCCGGCGTCTCCCCTTCCATCAGCTTCATCTGGCGAACCATTTTGGCGGGAGGCAGTTTGCGTCATTCGATGTGTTGGGAGGATTCTCGACCAAACTGAATGGCGCTGGGCTCGATGCTGCCATGGTCAATGGCAAGCTCCTGGCCCTTGTCAGGCAGTATGCGGGAATTCTGGCCATGAGCGATGCGTTTCTGCTTGCCAGCTCGATGTTTATGGGATTAGCCGCGCTCGTCTGGTTGGCCTATCCCACTTACCTCCCGTTGTATCCAAGCCGGGATGAAGAGTTGAAAGAAATGCGGTCCGAAGCACTCCTTGAGGAGCCGCTATGAGGCATGCCGTCGTGGTGAGATTACAATGGGTTCTTGCGTTCGGTATGTGCGCCCTGCTCCTTTGTGCTGGTTGTGCCTGGATTCCTCCAGGCGAAGCCCCCGCCGAATTCTTAGAACCGGATTCCATGGAAGAGGCACTGTCCCATGCAATTCATCACGAACCGGAGGAGCCAATCCCGGAATGGCCTAACGATCGTTGGTGGCAAGAGTTCGGCAGCCCTGAGCTGGACGAGTTGATTGACACAGGTCTCAAGAATAACCCCGGTCTCAAGGTTGCTTACGCCCGTCTCCACGAGGCGCATGCCCTGGTCCGCGTCGAAGGTGCGAGGTTGCTGCCGTTCCTGGAGGCCGACGCTGAATTGACCGCAGAGCGGATTTCCGAACATGGCGTGTTTGCGGCCCTTAATCCTGAGGTGGCGGGGATTGATATTGCGCTGGGCCTCATCAATCCATTGAGTTTTCGATGGGAGTTGGATTTCTGGGGGAAGAATCGCGCCATGATGGAATCTGCCATGAGCAGGGAATTGGCCCATCATGCGGAATGGGCAGAGGTGCGGTTACGGTTAACCACTGCGATCGCACGCTCGTATTTTCGCAGGGTTGCATTGCGCCAGCAGCTTGAGGTGGTCGAGGCTATGGTGGAACTTCGTCGCGATCTCTTGAATCTGGCGAAGATTCGATTTCGGTCCGGCCTGGATGATGGCAACTCGGTCATGAGGGCCACGGCGGAGTTAGAGGCGGCGAATAAACGCCAAGCCGGTACCAGGGAGCAGTTGGACTTTCAACAATATCTGCTGGTCAGACTGAGCGGTCACGGGCCTGATTGGGGAGAGCATGTCTTCGCTGATAGGGTGACTCTACCCCGGCGAATTCCCTTGCCGCCCGAATTGCCGATCGGGTTGTTGGCGCACCGACCGGATCTCGCCGCCGCCAAATATCGAGCCGAGGCTGCAGCAAAGTTGATCAAGGTGGCGAAGACTCGATTTCTTCCCACTATCGATCTAAACGGGTTCGTGGGTTTTAGAGCTCTGACTCTGGCGAGCGGGGCCGGTTCTTTGGGGAATCTTCTGTTTTCCTCGTCCAGTCTTGCGTATGGGGGCGGACCGGGTCTGCGGCTTCCCTGGTTCGAAGGCGGTCGCCTCCGTGGAGAACTAGAGGCACAACGGAGAGAATATGACTCGGCAGTGGAACTCTATAACGATACCTTGCTGGAAGCCATGCGGGAAGTTGCCGACAGTCTGAGTGTCTGGCATGAGACTCGCTCGATGCTTGAGGCACACCGTCGGCTCCTGACCTCGGTTTGGAACGACCGGCACCTTGTTGAAGTCCGCTTTCGCACCGGTCTGGACGATCGCCGTGAGGTGTTAAAACAGCAGCATGCGGTATTGGATCAGGAGTTCGCCCTGAAGGCCCTGGAAGCCGATCAACTTGTGTCGATGGTGGGTTTGATTGAAGCTTTGGGTGGGGGGTACCCCATCGTTCAAGAATCCTCTCAAGCAAGGAAATGACATCATGGATACCCCTATGCTGAAAATTCGCCCTAAGGAAATTCGTCGCCGGCGTAACCGCAGGCTCTTGTTGGTGGGTGTGATTCTCGTTGCGGCGGTATTGGCTTATGGGGGGTACTGGTGGTACTACGCCCGTTTCTGGGTGTGGACCGATAATGCTTTTATTGCCGGCAACCTCGTCACGTTGGAGGCCCAGGCAACGGGCATTATCACTCAAGTCCTCGTGGAGGAAACCCAGTATGTGGAAAAAGGCGATCTTCTCATTCGTCTTGATGAACACCAGGCCCAGGCCAAATTGGGCCGGACGCGGGGCTTACTGGGAGGGGAGGTGCGCAGAATCGCGTCATTGTTCGCCCAGAGGCGGCAGATCCAGCAAAAATTTACCTCCAGGATGGCTCGACTCGACTTAGTACGCCATGATGTGGCCCGTTTCCGTGAGGCGCTTCCGAGTGGAGCCATTTCCGAACAAATCCTTCAGAATGCCCTTGATAAGATGCGTGCCCTTCAAGCCGAAGTCAGGGAAATCCGTGAGGAATACCAATCCATCACCGCGGAGGTGGGGGGCGTGAATATCATGGATCATCCCGCTGTAGAAGCCGCCAAGCATGAATTCATCGCCGCCTATCTCGAATACATCCGGCAGCGCATTCGGGCGCCGGCTTCGGGCCATGTGGCCAAGCGAAAGGCCCAGGTCGGTGACCAGGTTCATCCGGGTGTTCCATTGATGACGATCGTGCCTTTGGATCATCTGTGGGTGGAAGTCAATTTACGGGAAACCGAAATGCAGCAGGTCCGTCCCGGTCAGTCGGCACTGATAAATGTGGACGTATACGGGAAACACCATACATACCATGGGATGGTCGAAGGGTTGGTGCCCGGCACTGGCAGTGTATTCGCTCTGTTGCCTCCTGAGAATGCAACCGGCAATTTCATTCATATTGTGGAACGCGTGCCTGTGCGCGTGGCTTTTTTGAAAGATGAAATCCTTGAGCACCCCGTTCGCCCGGGATTGTCGACCAAAACCTATATCCATGTGAGCGAGCCGGGACGCCCTCTGGATGTCTCGCTGGCAGAGGCTTCCACTCAGGAGTATGAAACGAACATCTATGCCGATGAACTTACCGATGCAGAATCCCTGGCACATGAGATCATCATGGAGAACCTTGTTTTGAAAGGCGATCGGCCAGAACCGGCATAGCGGGTAGAGTCGCGCCGGTTCAGAAACCCTAAATACCGGGAGGCCGTCTACTTGAGGGTGGAGGACAAAAGACTTCTCCCTTCGATTCACAATCTTTCCTGTATTATGTGATGAAAGTTTAAGTCCACTCATACTCTGCCTGCATCTTGAAGGCCTGTGCTCTGTTCTTGCCGGCCAACCGAACGGGCCGTCCTCATCCTGAAGTTCCATTCTTCATTCTTAAGATATCCTCAACCAAGCCTGCTCTTTACTTGTTGAGCATTGCAGTAAAACTGCTTCCCACGAAAAGCGGTGGTGGAATCGTGGTGGACGGCAGCGATCCTTCGTGGCATTCCAGCCGATTGCTTATATTATGTGCCAAAAGAGGCCACGAAAATAAGGCCAATTGGTAGATAGCGGGTGAAGCGTTTGGCGGCTCGCTATTTGCTTATCGAAAAGAAACGAAAAGGTATGGTCATGACTCAAAGAGGAAATGCATGAAAGGAGAGAATGTTCCGCTATAGAGGGGGTTCCTATTCCCGGAGACCGTCATTACTTAAAGGGCCGGCATCGATTATTTATCAGGAGGGGATGTTCTATGTTGTCAGGGAAGAAAGTGTATGAGGGCGTGAAAGTCGTTGTCGCGTGTGCAGGGATGGTGCTCATGATGAGTGCCATGGGACATGCGGGAGAGGGCATTCAGGAGGAAGCGGATTCCCATGCTGGTCATAACGTGGCGGCAGCGTCAGGAAAGACGAAGAATTGGGTAGAGAGGTTGAAAGGGCAGACGATCGTGGAGGACTCGATTGAGGGGAATCCTGAGCGTGCGGCGAAGGTGAATCGGCAGCATGAACGGATAATGTCGAAAATGGGACATCAAATGCAGGCCGATTTGAAGTTGATGGAGGGTAGTGGGGCCTATGACACCGCCACGATGCTCCATCAATACGGAGCCGGCCCGGCAGACTATCTTCTGGCTTCGGACAATGAAATTGAACCCGTCTCGGGTCAGCCTGGACTCTGCCCGGCTGGTGTGCCCGAAAAGCATTACGATATTTCAGCCATCGACGTGGAAATCACGTTGAATAGATGGCTCGACTACTATGTCGGCTACATGTATGTCCTCACTGAAAATCTCGAGAAGGTGCGGGAGGAAGAAGCGGCAAATGCCGCGGCCCGTGAGAAGGAAGGCTACGACCCCGGCGCGGTTGAGACCGGTTTGCAGAATAACTGGATTCAGCCATTGGTGATCCGGGGCAATCAGGGTGATTGCGTGAGGTTCACTCTCCGCAATCAGTTGATAACCGGAGAAGGGGTGAGTTTGCAGATCGGGGGATCAAGTATGATGGTGAGCACCACGGGCCAACCGGCGACAACCACGAACCCCGATGCGATCGCTCTTGAAGACAAAGTCGTGGAAATGGAGTGGTATATTCCACCGACGATGCAGGAAGGGGGACGGCAGTTTCATAGTTACAGCAATGATCGTGAGTTGACGGTGATGGGCCTGATGGGCACTTTTGTGGTGGAACCAAAGGGTTCGACGTATCTGAATCCGCTCGGTGCAGGGGAACCGACACCGATGACCAGTGGTTGGCAGGCGATCATCAAAAACGGCACCGGTCCGGATTTTCGCGAGTTCGTCCTCATTTATCATGAAGTCGGCGATGAAGCCTTTCGTCCGGTCAATAAGCATGGTGACTTTATTCCGCAGCGGGATCCAGTCACCGATGTGTACCGGCCCGTCGCGCGGGCGTTGAACTATCGAAGCGAACCGTTTGGTGTGGACAACATGCAAACGCAACATGAGTATTTCGGATTTGAGGACGAGTCAATGGCCTACAGCGCCTATACCTTCGGTGATCCGGCCACCACTGTGCCTCGCAGTTATTTGGGGGATCCGGCCAAGTTCCGGCTGGTGCATGGGGGATCGGAGGTTTTCCATTCCCATCATCCCCATGGCGGGTCAATTCGGTGGCCCAGGAGTCCCCGTGCGATCGACGAAATGCCCCTGTGGCACACCGCAAAAAACGGTCCGGTGAAGTTTCCGGTTGTCCGGACAAAGACTGACCGTGTCGATGTGGAGGTGATCGGGCCGTCCGAGGCCGTTGACCTGGAAACCGAATGTGGATCGGGACTCTGTCAGCAATTGGCTGGGGATTTTCTGTTTCACTGTCATGTGGCGCATCACTATATCGCCGGTATGTGGGGCTATTGGCGGGTATACAATACTATCCAGCAGGGAGAAGTTCACAACGATACGATGCCCGACCTTCGCGAATTACCGGATCGCAAGGGACGGATCAAGGCGGGTGTCACATCGGACCAGCTTATCGACAAAAAAGTGGATTGGTTCGGCAAAGAGTTTAAAATTATCGAGAAAGGTACAACGGATTGGAAAGCCAATCCGGCTGTCGTCACAGTGAAAGACTGGGTGGAAATGCAGTTGCCCCCTCAGGGCAAGCCCGGTCACAAAGATGATGAGAGAGAACAGATCCTCTCCTATGATGCGACGGTGTTGGACTGGATTTGGAACGGCAACCGGGCGATGACCGAACGGGAAAATACTATTCCCAATCCACGATACCAATCTCCGGCTCCCGGCGAGCGCTTGCCGATTCTGTTTGAGCCCACCACCGGCAAGATCGCATGGCCACACTTGAGGCCTCATTTTGGAAAACGGGTGCCGTTTTCTCAAAATCACAATCCTTCTCCCTGGCTGGAAATGATCCATTTAGATGATGATGGTCAGATGAGTTCCTATCCGGCAAAGCCTGGAGAAAACGGACGATGGAGCCTGTGTCCAGCCAATGCCGGCTCCAAAAAGTTTAACGTGCATTTCATCAAGACCCCCATGATGGTGGCAGATAAACAAGGGGATGAACCGGCTATCATCGATCCGGACGGGACGATTTATGTTCTGCATGAAGAGGAGGAAGAGGTTCGAAACAATAATGATAAAAGACATCCGTTGGTCGTGAGATCGAACGTGTACGACTGTGTCGACTGGATGCTGACAAGCGAATGGGTTGATGACGACAATTTCAACATGCATGCGTCGAAGATCAACACCCATTGGCATTTCATGCAGTTCGACAATCAATCGTCGGATGGTGTGATTACCGGCTTTTCATATGAACAATCCGTGCGACCCTTTACGATGATGGAAAAGACGACTGACAAGGGTCTGCCGCTGCCGATGAATACGGTCTTTACGAAACCGGGTAAGAAAGGTGATCTAACCATCACGGTGAAAAATGCCGCGCAGTATCATCCGAAGAACGAGATTCTGATCGGGGCCGATAACGTGAAGGATAACGAAATCGGGCGCATTAAGGCCATAGATGGGAATCAAATTACGCTGTATCGGCCGTTAGAGCATGATCATCCGGTTGATGACATCGTGACAGTGGAATTCGTAAGACAACGATTCTGGGCGGATGCGGATGTGGGCACCGTGTTCTGGCATGACCATGCGGTCGGCCGTGTAACTTGGGGACACGGAGGTTTCGGGACGATGATTGTTGAACCCTGGGGCTCGACCTATCACGATCCCAAAACGGGCGAACCGATCCGGAGTGGACCGGTGGCCGATATCCATACGGTTGAACCGGTAGGCTATGGAGTGAATGGGAGCTTCCGTGAACTGATGGTGCAGTTGAACGACAGTGTGCCGCATTCCGTCAACATCGTCACTGCAGGTAATCCTCCGGGCCAGCCGATTGAGGTCGCGCTGGAAGCGGGAAAGACGATCTCATTTCCCATGCCTGAACATATTCCCATGACACCGATGCCGTTCCTCAATGGGGGAACCCACACCACCGGCGGCAGTTTTAACTTCCGGGCCGAACCGGTTGCGGCCAGACTCAAGGCAAACCCCGATTTCTCGAACATCTTCAGTAGCCATGTTCATGGGGATCCCTATACGCCAATGGTCAGGGCCTATCTCGGCGATACGGTCGTGTTCCGGCTCTTGGAGACCATGACCAACGAATCCATGGTGTGGACGTTGTCAGGGCATACCTTTCTGACCGAGCGGTATGCCGGTGATGCCAACCGGAAAAATTCCATCCACATTGGTATCGCAGAGCGATACGACCTCGTGGTTCCGCAGGCGGGCGGGCCTCGGCTCCAGCCTGGTGACTACATCCATTTTAACGGACGTTCTTCAAAGTTCTCGGAAGGAGCCTGGGGTATTCTGCGGGTATTGGATAAGGAGGTGCCTGATTTACAAAAGCTGCCGGCCGGTTATTCCGGTCGTAATGAAATTCCAGAGCCTCGTCCCGTCTGTCCTGCCGGGGCTCCGGTCAAATCATTTAATGTGGTGGCGATGGATTTTCCGTCCATGAATTTCAATACGAAGGCACCCGAAGCCGTTGAGGTCGATTTCGAACGGAACATTCTGCTCCGGAATCCGGAGGGAAAAATTTATGTGCTCGAAGAAGATGTCGCAAAGACCGCCAGTGGCCTTCAACCGATGCCGCTGACTCTGAGAGCCAATGTGGGCGACTGTCTCAAGATTCACTT of the Nitrospiraceae bacterium genome contains:
- a CDS encoding DHA2 family efflux MFS transporter permease subunit, yielding MQAVFSKPLRGWHFILFNITLGLGHILVMFNAGSYVALLPHVAGDLEGVLPSFLTWAQTDFMIALALGIPIGRTLSDRYGHTRVFVVAFLLYAVASYIGAISQTHWEFLNARIVQGFAGGLTIFLSQDMLLKEYPARLKSMGLAIWGLFTITPFTIGLPVGGWIADDLGWRYLFYMDVVLSLVVVGFMGSLLYGRGFPRRRTRFDFVGFFLLAVILGGIQTLLNMGNDFDWLDSPFLRGVLIVVIVALPCFIIWEFGERHPILDLRLFADRNFTIGVICLVVGFFSIQGLLTLLIVQLQLLMGYSSLLAGMALLPMVFLGAPMIALMHELSKRFDVRMLASLNFLGFALTLYWIGQYDDPHSFDQIFWPMLLEGLFLGSFFTPLTVLMLHRLSGVQIIRAAETANLLRISAGAFGITYQEVVHFRRLPFHQLHLANHFGGRQFASFDVLGGFSTKLNGAGLDAAMVNGKLLALVRQYAGILAMSDAFLLASSMFMGLAALVWLAYPTYLPLYPSRDEELKEMRSEALLEEPL
- a CDS encoding efflux transporter outer membrane subunit, translating into MCALLLCAGCAWIPPGEAPAEFLEPDSMEEALSHAIHHEPEEPIPEWPNDRWWQEFGSPELDELIDTGLKNNPGLKVAYARLHEAHALVRVEGARLLPFLEADAELTAERISEHGVFAALNPEVAGIDIALGLINPLSFRWELDFWGKNRAMMESAMSRELAHHAEWAEVRLRLTTAIARSYFRRVALRQQLEVVEAMVELRRDLLNLAKIRFRSGLDDGNSVMRATAELEAANKRQAGTREQLDFQQYLLVRLSGHGPDWGEHVFADRVTLPRRIPLPPELPIGLLAHRPDLAAAKYRAEAAAKLIKVAKTRFLPTIDLNGFVGFRALTLASGAGSLGNLLFSSSSLAYGGGPGLRLPWFEGGRLRGELEAQRREYDSAVELYNDTLLEAMREVADSLSVWHETRSMLEAHRRLLTSVWNDRHLVEVRFRTGLDDRREVLKQQHAVLDQEFALKALEADQLVSMVGLIEALGGGYPIVQESSQARK
- a CDS encoding HlyD family secretion protein — encoded protein: MLKIRPKEIRRRRNRRLLLVGVILVAAVLAYGGYWWYYARFWVWTDNAFIAGNLVTLEAQATGIITQVLVEETQYVEKGDLLIRLDEHQAQAKLGRTRGLLGGEVRRIASLFAQRRQIQQKFTSRMARLDLVRHDVARFREALPSGAISEQILQNALDKMRALQAEVREIREEYQSITAEVGGVNIMDHPAVEAAKHEFIAAYLEYIRQRIRAPASGHVAKRKAQVGDQVHPGVPLMTIVPLDHLWVEVNLRETEMQQVRPGQSALINVDVYGKHHTYHGMVEGLVPGTGSVFALLPPENATGNFIHIVERVPVRVAFLKDEILEHPVRPGLSTKTYIHVSEPGRPLDVSLAEASTQEYETNIYADELTDAESLAHEIIMENLVLKGDRPEPA